Within the Streptomyces sp. NBC_00554 genome, the region AGTCCCTGGCCCGTGCGACGGACACGCCGCTGGACTGCCACCTGATGATCGAGGACGCCGATCGGTGGGCGCCCCAGTACGTAGAAGCGGGTGCTGGTTCCGTCACCTTCCATGTGGAGGCGGCCGCCGCGCCGGTGCGGCTCGCCCGCGAAATCCGGGCCAAGGGTGCCCGTGCCTCCATGGCGCTCAAGCCCGCGACCCCGATCGAGCCGTACGAGGATCTGCTTCCCGAGCTCGACATGCTGCTGATCATGACGGTCGAGCCCGGATTCGGCGGCCAGGCCTTCCTCGACATCATGCTCCCGAAGATCCGGCGCACTCGCGAGTTGATCAGCAAGCACGGTCTTGAACTCTGGCTTCAGGTCGACGGCGGAGTTTCGGCGTCGACGATCGAGCGGTGCGCGGAGGCGGGAGCCGACGTTTTCGTCGCCGGATCGGCGGTGTACGGGGCATCCGACCCGGCCCAGGCGGTACGTGCATTGCGCACGCAGGCTCAGGACGCGACGGCCCAGGCGTCATGGGCGTGCGACCACTGACCGAAGGGAACGTGAACGCCGCCCATCTGGGCTGATCAAGTACGCCGAATCTGCGAGGATGAACGGCGAATCCAGAGTGTGAACAGCAGTGAGGAGATCGCCGTGTCGGGTATGTCGGCGGGCCGGTCAGCCATGCGGATGGGACCCGCAGAGCTGGTGCAGGCGGCGGCCATGGCCCGCCGCTTCTACCTCGAGGGCAAATCCAAGATCCAGATCGCCGAGGAGTTCGGCGTCAGCCGCTTCAAGGTGGCCCGGGTCCTGGAAACCGCTCTCGAACGGGATCTCGTAAGGATCGAGATCCGCGTCCCCGCAGAACTGGACGCGGAGCGCTCGGACGCGCTGCGCGCCCGGTACGGACTGAGGCACGCGGTCGTGGTGGAGTCCCCGGCCGAGGCCCAGGAGTCGCCGGACCCCGAGAACCTCGGCGAGGTCGCCGCGGACCTGCTCGGTGAGCTGGTCAACGAGGGCGATGTGCTCGGCCTCGCCTGGGGCCGCTCCACCATCCACATGGCGGCGGCGCTCGACCGGCTCCCGCCGTGCACGGTGGTGCAGCTGACGGGGGTGTACGACGCCGGGACCGCCGAACGCGGTTCGGTGGAGGCCGTACGGCGTGCGGCCCAGGTGTCGGGTGGCGACGCCCACCCGATCTACGCGCCGATGCTGCTGCCCGACGCGGCCACCGCGGCCGCGCTGCGCAACCAGACCGGGATCGCCCGCGCCTTCGAGTACTTCGACAAGGTGACGGTCGCCTGCGTGTCCATCGGCTCCTGGGAAGCGGGCATCTCGACGGTGCACGACATGCTCACCGAGGAGGAGCGCGCCCACTACGCCACCCTCGGTGTCGCCGCGGAGATGTCCGCGCACCTCTTCGACACCGAGGGCCGCCGGGTCGGACGTGACCTGGGCGAGCGCTGCATCACCGTCGAGGCGGACCGGCTGCGCCGCATCCCCGAGGTCGTCGCGATCGCGGGCGGTCAGCGCAAGGGCGCCGCCATCGACGCGGTGCTGCGGTCCGGGCTCGTCACCAGCCTGGTGACGGACACCTCCGCCGCGGACTATCTGATGACGGCGGGCACGACACCGCGTCCGGCGCTGAACCGGGCGGATCCGGACGGGCCCTGAGGGGTCGAGTCGGGCGGATCCCGACGATTGCTGAGAGTTCGTACGACGCGCCGCGTGGGGGCGGCCGTGGCAGCATCGACGTCATGTTGCCGCGGTTCGTCCCCCGTCTGCTTGCCGGGCTGGTTCTCTGCCTCGGTGTGCTGCTCACGGGCTGCGCGTCCACCGACAGCGGTACGTCGCCCACCGTCACCAGTACCGTCCTCGCGGATGTGCCGACCCCGTCCTGGGCCGGGGACCTGCCCACGGTGGCCGCGTCCCGGCTTCCCGCCGAGGCCCGCGCCACCCTCGCGCTCATCGACGCGGGCGGCCCCTTCCCGTACGCCAAGGACGGCGCCGTCTTCGGCAACTTCGAGCGGGAGCTGCCGCAGCACCAGCGCGGCTACTACCACGAATACACGGTCAAAACCCCCGGCGAGAGTGATCGGGGAGCCCGTCGCATTGTCACCGGGCAGGGCGGCGAGATCTACTACACCGATGATCACTACAAGTCGTTCAGGGCGGTGCTGAGATGACGCACGACCCGCTCGCGCCGGTGCTCGAAGGAAGCGCGTCCGCCGGTGTCCTCTCCTGGCCCGCCCAGCTGCCCGTGGAGTCCGCGCTCGAAGCCGCGCGCAAGGCGGGCTGGGAGACCGCGGTCCTGGACCTCGCGGGCGTCACGGACAAGGCCGGGCTCATGACGGCGTGCGCCACCGCGCTGCGCCTGCCGGACTGGTTCGGCGCCAACTGGGACGCCCTCGCCGACTGCCTCGGCGACCTCGAGTGGTGGCCAGCCCAACAAGGCCGGCTGATCCTCGTACAGGGCTGGCAGGAGTACGCGGCCCTCTCGCCCGCGGACTGGCGCCTCCTTCAGGAGATCTTCGCCGACGCGGCGGCGCACTGGCGGGGCACGGGCACCCCGCTGGCCGTGGTGATGGTACTGGCCGAGTCCCGCTAGCGGGCGGTCATCAGGCGCGGTGTCGGAGGATGCCACAAGCCGTGAGCACGCCTGTCTGGAGGATCGGCCCGGGCAGTGCATACACGGCGACATGGGACAATGAAGTACGTGCTCTTCCCCCTGGCTGACCTGTCCGGGGGCCACCTCTGATCGACCGGGATGTGCAGCACGTGCGTTTCCTCAATGACATCCAGCCCCCGTACGACCTGACGTACGACGACGTCTTCATGGTGCCCAGCCGCTCCGCGGTCGGCTCGCGTCAGGGTGTGGACCTCGCTTCCCCCGACGGCTCGGGCACCACGATCCCGCTGGTCGTCGCCAACATGACGGCGATCGCGGGCCGCCGGATGGCCGAGACCGTCGCCCGCCGCGGCGGGCTCGTGGTCATCCCGCAGGACATCCCGATCGAGGTCATCACCGAGGTCGTCTCCTGGGTCAAGGGGCGCCACCTGGTGCTCGACACCCCGATCATCCTCGCCCCCCACCAGACGGTCGCCGACGCGCTGGCGCTGCTGCCCAAGCGCGCGCACAACGCGGGCGTCGTCGTGGACGAGGACGGCCGCCCCGTCGGCGTGGTCACCGACGCCGACCTCACCGGCGTAGACCGCTTCACGCAGCTGTCCGAGGTCATGTCCAAGGACCTGCTGCTCCTCGACGCGGACATCGAGCCGCGCGAGGCCTTCAACAAGCTGGACCACGCCAACCGTCGCTACGCCCCCGCCGTCGACAAGGACGGCAGGCTCGCGGGCATCCTGACCCGCAAGGGCGCCCTGCGCGCCACCCTGTACACGCCAGCCACCGACGCGAACGGCCGGCTGCGCATCGCCGCCGCCGTCGGCATCAACGGCGATGTCGCGGGCAAGGCCAAGCAGCTCCTCGACGCGGGCGTCGACACGCTGGTCATCGACACGGCGCACGGCCACCAGGAGTCGATGATCAGCGCCATCAGGACGGTGCGCGCGCTCGACCCGCAGGTGCCGATCGCGGCGGGCAACATCGTCGCCGCGGAAGGCGTCCGCGACCTGATCGAGGCGGGCGCGGACATCATCAAGGTCGGTGTCGGCCCCGGCGCCATGTGCACCACCCGCATGATGACCGGCGTCGGCCGGCCGCAGTTCTCGGCGGTGAAGGAGTGCGCCGCCGAGGCGAAGAAGTACGGCAAGCACGTGTGGGCCGACGGTGGTGTACGGCACCCGCGCGACGTCGCGATGGCGCTGGCCGCGGGCGCGTCCAACGTCATGATCGGCTCGTGGTTCGCGGGTACGTACGAGTCCCCGGGCGACCTTCAGCAGGACGCGAACGGGCGCCTGTACAAGGAGTCGTTCGGTATGGCGTCCGCCCGCGCGGTCAAGAACCGCACGAGCGAGGAGTCGGCGTACGACCGTGCCCGCAAGGCCCTGTTCGAGGAGGGCATCTCCACCTCGCGGATGTTCCTCGACCCGTCCCGTCCGGGCGTCGAGGACCTGATCGACTCGATCATCGCGGGCGTCCGTTCCTCCTGCACCTACGCGGGTGCCAACTCGCTCGAGGAGTTCGCCGAGAAGGCGA harbors:
- the rpe gene encoding ribulose-phosphate 3-epimerase, whose protein sequence is MAVQINPSILSADFARLAEEAKAVEGADWLHVDVMDNHFVPNLTLGVPVVESLARATDTPLDCHLMIEDADRWAPQYVEAGAGSVTFHVEAAAAPVRLAREIRAKGARASMALKPATPIEPYEDLLPELDMLLIMTVEPGFGGQAFLDIMLPKIRRTRELISKHGLELWLQVDGGVSASTIERCAEAGADVFVAGSAVYGASDPAQAVRALRTQAQDATAQASWACDH
- a CDS encoding sugar-binding transcriptional regulator; translation: MNSSEEIAVSGMSAGRSAMRMGPAELVQAAAMARRFYLEGKSKIQIAEEFGVSRFKVARVLETALERDLVRIEIRVPAELDAERSDALRARYGLRHAVVVESPAEAQESPDPENLGEVAADLLGELVNEGDVLGLAWGRSTIHMAAALDRLPPCTVVQLTGVYDAGTAERGSVEAVRRAAQVSGGDAHPIYAPMLLPDAATAAALRNQTGIARAFEYFDKVTVACVSIGSWEAGISTVHDMLTEEERAHYATLGVAAEMSAHLFDTEGRRVGRDLGERCITVEADRLRRIPEVVAIAGGQRKGAAIDAVLRSGLVTSLVTDTSAADYLMTAGTTPRPALNRADPDGP
- a CDS encoding ribonuclease domain-containing protein; this translates as MLPRFVPRLLAGLVLCLGVLLTGCASTDSGTSPTVTSTVLADVPTPSWAGDLPTVAASRLPAEARATLALIDAGGPFPYAKDGAVFGNFERELPQHQRGYYHEYTVKTPGESDRGARRIVTGQGGEIYYTDDHYKSFRAVLR
- a CDS encoding barstar family protein, coding for MTHDPLAPVLEGSASAGVLSWPAQLPVESALEAARKAGWETAVLDLAGVTDKAGLMTACATALRLPDWFGANWDALADCLGDLEWWPAQQGRLILVQGWQEYAALSPADWRLLQEIFADAAAHWRGTGTPLAVVMVLAESR
- a CDS encoding GuaB1 family IMP dehydrogenase-related protein; protein product: MRFLNDIQPPYDLTYDDVFMVPSRSAVGSRQGVDLASPDGSGTTIPLVVANMTAIAGRRMAETVARRGGLVVIPQDIPIEVITEVVSWVKGRHLVLDTPIILAPHQTVADALALLPKRAHNAGVVVDEDGRPVGVVTDADLTGVDRFTQLSEVMSKDLLLLDADIEPREAFNKLDHANRRYAPAVDKDGRLAGILTRKGALRATLYTPATDANGRLRIAAAVGINGDVAGKAKQLLDAGVDTLVIDTAHGHQESMISAIRTVRALDPQVPIAAGNIVAAEGVRDLIEAGADIIKVGVGPGAMCTTRMMTGVGRPQFSAVKECAAEAKKYGKHVWADGGVRHPRDVAMALAAGASNVMIGSWFAGTYESPGDLQQDANGRLYKESFGMASARAVKNRTSEESAYDRARKALFEEGISTSRMFLDPSRPGVEDLIDSIIAGVRSSCTYAGANSLEEFAEKAIVGIQSAAGYAEGKPLHASWS